In Nematostella vectensis chromosome 11, jaNemVect1.1, whole genome shotgun sequence, a genomic segment contains:
- the LOC125573551 gene encoding uncharacterized protein LOC125573551, protein MVSTTGTVRMRRYDVEGTRDRGSTKTSYAVKWFVDTRPWSLALAHNAQGTPLAGSRAGLVKAVRAGAAVRILQIDGAYAFPAQNLQVDPTGSDVAAQTLNSVSMQEVAGTSEMEIKPNPYWFFTIVTSRGERDMSRWSVGAHVSRGNSKDRVGLKWFVQK, encoded by the exons ATGGTCTCGACAACTGGCACGGTCCGCATGAGAAG GTACGATGTTGAAGGGACTCGGGATCGCGGATCAACAAAGACGTCATACGCCGTCAAATGGTTTGTCGATACGCGTCCATGGTCTCTCGCGCTTGCGCACAACGCACAGGGAACCCCCCTCGCCGGATCACGTGCAGGGCTCGTCAAAGCCGTCAGGGCCGGCGCGGCGGTACGCATCTTACAAATCGACGGAGCTTATGCGTTTCCCGCGCAAAATCTACAGGTCGATCCAACCGGAAGTGACGTAGCTGCGCAGACGCTGAACAGCGTGAGTATGCAAGAAGTTGCGGGCACAAGTGAGATGGAGATCAAGCCGAATCCCTATTGGTTCTTCACTATCGTGACGTCCCGCGGGGAACGGGATATGTCCCGCTGGAGTGTTGGCGCGCATGTCAGCCGAGGAAATTCGAAAGACCGCGTGGGGCTCAAGTGGTTCGTGCAGAAGTGA